In a genomic window of Syngnathus typhle isolate RoL2023-S1 ecotype Sweden linkage group LG4, RoL_Styp_1.0, whole genome shotgun sequence:
- the LOC133152617 gene encoding uncharacterized protein LOC133152617: protein MDVHVVTFIVCSRLIFELFGVASGEPSILGSVVYTRDQLLAWRYTTLPCGLRTEIPKEIRPQRKGCRAGVKCRQRKRRYKLCLPSVIMGNMRSLQSKMEVLTALTRTQREYRECSLMCFTETRLINLSPDSHLSLDGLQVVRADRSAMECGKRRGGGLTVFVNDRWCHPGHVSVKERLCSSDLELLVVSKRPYYLPKEFSHVIAVTVYIPPSVVAATATNRIHAIVSRLQTQHPQSVLLISGDFPGSLFCLHSITPVFRRPPLLYRSSGEEPPQKGQGREDPGPRWLLAETAKGLCGPAEWCGHVPV, encoded by the coding sequence ATGGATGTTCACGTTGTAACATTCATAGTTTGTTCCCGACTGATTTTCGAACTTTTTGGTGTGGCATCGGGTGAGCCATCCATACTCGGCTCCGTTGTCTACACCCGCGATCAGCTGTTAGCCTGGCGCTACACAACCCTTCCCTGCGGGTTGCGGACGGAGATCCCCAAGGAGATACGGCCGCAGAGAAAAGGATGCCGAGCCGGAGTTAAGTGCAGGCAGCGGAAGAGACGGTATAAACTGTGCTTACCGTCGGTCATCATGGGAAACATGAGATCTcttcaaagcaaaatggaagTGCTAACGGCGCTAACCAGGACGCAGAGGGAATATCGCGAATGCAGTCTCATGTGCTTCACGGAGACACGGCTGATCAATCTCTCGCCCGACTCACACCTCTCCCTGGACGGTTTACAAGTGGTGCGGGCTGACAGGAGTGCTATGGAGTGCGGTAAGAGGAGAGGTGGAGGACTCACTGTGTTTGTGAATGATAGATGGTGCCATCCCGGACACGTCAGCGTTAAGGAGCGTCTCTGCTCCAGTGACTTGGAGCTGTTGGTGGTTAGCAAACGACCGTACTATCTCCCGAAGGAGTTTTCACATGTTATTGCTGTAACGGTGTACATCCCTCCCTCGGTTGTCGCTGCTACCGCTACGAACCGGATCCACGCTATTGTTTCTAGGCTTCAAACCCAGCACCCCCAATCTGTCCTCCTCATCTCCGGGGACTTCCCGGGGTCACTCTTCTGTCTCCACTCCATCACCCCGGTCTTCCGACGTCCCCCTCTCCTTTACAGATCTTCAGGTGAGGAGCCACCTCAGAAAGGTCAAGGCAGGGAAGACCCCGGGCCCAGATGGCTTCTGGCTGAGACTGCTAAAGGACTGTGCGGACCAGCTGAGTGGTGTGGTCACGTACCTGTTTAA